One Cellulomonas sp. NS3 genomic region harbors:
- a CDS encoding aspartate carbamoyltransferase catalytic subunit encodes MRHLLSAGDLSRDEAVRVLDTAAQMAATQAREIKKLPTLRGRTVVNLFFEDSTRTRISFETAAKRLSADVINFSAKGSSVSKGESLKDTALTLQAMGADAVVIRHHASGAPHTLARSGWTQGAVVNAGDGTHQHPTQALLDAFTMRRHLVGDAGRADVAGRDLAGVRVAIVGDVLHSRVARSNVQLLHTLGADVTLVAPPTLVPVGVGSWPARVSYDLDTVLADGPDAVMMLRVQRERMSTSGGGFFPSPLEYTRTYGLDARRIGLLPEHAIVMHPGPMNRGLEISADAADSDRAVIVEQVSNGVAVRMAVLYLLLAGETTNVKVDGK; translated from the coding sequence ATGAGGCACCTGCTGTCGGCAGGTGACCTGAGCCGCGACGAGGCGGTCCGGGTCCTCGACACCGCCGCGCAGATGGCCGCGACCCAGGCGCGCGAGATCAAGAAGCTCCCGACGCTGCGCGGCCGGACGGTCGTCAACCTGTTCTTCGAGGACTCGACGCGCACCCGCATCTCGTTCGAGACCGCGGCGAAGCGGCTCTCGGCCGACGTCATCAACTTCTCCGCCAAGGGCTCGAGCGTCTCGAAGGGCGAGTCGCTCAAGGACACCGCGCTGACGCTGCAGGCGATGGGTGCCGACGCGGTCGTCATCCGGCACCACGCGTCGGGCGCCCCGCACACGCTCGCGCGCTCGGGCTGGACGCAGGGCGCCGTGGTCAACGCGGGCGACGGCACGCACCAGCACCCGACGCAGGCGCTGCTTGACGCGTTCACCATGCGCCGGCACCTCGTGGGCGACGCCGGGCGCGCGGACGTCGCGGGCCGGGACCTCGCGGGCGTCCGCGTCGCGATCGTCGGCGACGTGCTGCACAGCCGGGTCGCGCGCTCGAACGTCCAGCTGCTGCACACGCTCGGTGCCGACGTCACGCTCGTCGCGCCGCCGACGCTCGTGCCGGTCGGGGTCGGCTCGTGGCCCGCGCGGGTGTCGTACGACCTCGACACGGTGCTCGCGGACGGCCCGGACGCGGTCATGATGCTGCGCGTCCAGCGCGAGCGGATGTCCACGTCGGGCGGCGGGTTCTTCCCGAGCCCGCTCGAGTACACCCGGACCTACGGCCTCGACGCCCGCCGGATCGGGCTCCTGCCCGAGCACGCGATCGTGATGCACCCGGGGCCGATGAACCGGGGCCTGGAGATCTCGGCCGACGCCGCCGACTCCGACCGTGCCGTCATCGTCGAGCAGGTCTCGAACGGCGTCGCGGTCCGGATGGCGGTCCTCTACCTGCTGCTCGCGGGGGAGACGACGAACGTGAAGGTGGACGGCAAGTGA